A stretch of the Sinorhizobium alkalisoli genome encodes the following:
- the doeA gene encoding ectoine hydrolase DoeA (DoeA (degradation of ectoine A) is also called EutD (ectoine utilization D).) → MTQPNLKFSLGEYEARLGKTRQAMEAKGVDLLIVSDPSNMAWLTGYDGWSFYVHQAVIVPPSGEPIWFGRGQDANGAKLTAYLGHENIVGYPDHYVQSTERHPMDYLSGILADRGWGALRIGVEMDNYWFSAAAFASLTKHLPNARFIDATALVNWQRAVKSEMEIKYMRNAARIVEAMHQRIFEKIEVGMRKCDLVAEIYDAGTRGVDGIGGDYPAIVPLLPSGVEASAPHLTWDDRPLKRGEGTFFEIAGCYNRYHVPLSRTVFLGRPTPAFLDAEKATLEGMEAGLAVAKPGNTCEDIAKAFFAVLKKYGIVKDNRTGYPIGLSYPPDWGERTMSLRPGDRTELKPGMTFHFMTGLWLEDMGFETTESILITETGVECLASVPRKLMVKN, encoded by the coding sequence ATGACCCAACCCAATCTCAAATTCTCCCTTGGGGAATACGAAGCCCGGCTCGGGAAGACCCGCCAGGCCATGGAGGCAAAGGGCGTGGACCTGCTGATCGTCAGCGACCCGTCCAACATGGCTTGGCTCACCGGCTATGATGGCTGGTCGTTCTACGTGCATCAGGCGGTGATCGTGCCGCCATCGGGCGAGCCGATCTGGTTCGGCCGCGGCCAGGATGCCAACGGCGCCAAGCTCACCGCCTATCTCGGCCATGAGAACATCGTCGGCTATCCCGATCACTACGTACAGTCGACGGAGCGCCACCCGATGGACTACCTGTCGGGCATTCTCGCAGACCGCGGCTGGGGGGCGCTGCGGATCGGCGTCGAGATGGACAACTACTGGTTCTCCGCGGCCGCCTTCGCGTCGCTCACGAAACACCTGCCGAACGCCCGCTTCATCGACGCCACGGCGCTCGTCAACTGGCAGCGCGCGGTCAAGAGCGAGATGGAAATCAAGTACATGCGTAATGCCGCGCGAATCGTCGAGGCGATGCATCAGCGCATCTTCGAGAAGATCGAGGTCGGCATGCGCAAATGCGATCTGGTCGCCGAGATCTACGATGCCGGTACGCGCGGGGTCGACGGCATAGGCGGTGACTATCCGGCCATCGTGCCGCTCCTGCCTTCAGGCGTGGAGGCATCCGCGCCGCACTTGACCTGGGACGACCGGCCGCTGAAGAGGGGCGAGGGCACCTTCTTCGAGATTGCCGGCTGTTACAACCGATATCACGTCCCGCTGTCGCGAACGGTTTTCCTCGGCAGGCCGACGCCTGCCTTCCTCGACGCCGAGAAGGCGACGCTCGAGGGCATGGAGGCAGGTCTTGCGGTGGCAAAGCCCGGCAACACCTGCGAGGACATCGCCAAGGCTTTCTTCGCGGTCTTGAAGAAATACGGGATCGTCAAGGACAATCGCACCGGTTATCCGATCGGCCTTTCCTATCCGCCCGATTGGGGCGAGCGCACCATGAGCCTGCGGCCGGGCGACAGGACGGAACTGAAGCCCGGAATGACCTTCCACTTCATGACGGGACTTTGGCTCGAGGACATGGGATTCGAGACGACGGAAAGCATTCTGATTACCGAGACCGGCGTCGAATGTCTGGCATCGGTGCCGCGCAAACTGATGGTCAAGAACTGA
- the ehuD gene encoding ectoine/hydroxyectoine ABC transporter permease subunit EhuD, which translates to MEWDWEFVRQIMPTLIEGLKITILATVLGAGVAAAIGLVFAILRMVAPAPIARATSFAVEFIRGTPLLVQLYFIFYVLPDVGIRLPALVAGVIGLGIHYGTYAAEVYRAGIENVPRGQWEAAKATNLTARQTWIHVILPQAIPPMIPALANYLIAMFKETPLLSAITVLELMNQAKSIANSNYRYIEPMTLVGVFFLIMSLISVFFLRWLEERYARVDER; encoded by the coding sequence ATGGAATGGGACTGGGAATTCGTTCGCCAGATCATGCCGACCCTCATCGAGGGACTGAAGATCACCATCCTCGCCACCGTTCTCGGCGCCGGCGTCGCCGCGGCGATCGGCCTCGTCTTCGCCATCCTGCGCATGGTGGCGCCGGCGCCGATCGCGCGGGCGACGAGTTTTGCGGTGGAGTTTATCCGCGGCACGCCCTTGCTCGTGCAACTCTACTTCATCTTCTACGTGCTGCCGGATGTCGGCATCCGTCTGCCTGCCCTCGTCGCCGGCGTCATCGGCCTCGGCATCCACTACGGCACCTATGCCGCCGAAGTTTATCGCGCCGGCATCGAGAATGTTCCGCGCGGGCAATGGGAGGCCGCCAAGGCGACGAACCTCACGGCGCGCCAGACCTGGATTCATGTGATCCTGCCGCAGGCGATCCCGCCGATGATCCCGGCGCTCGCTAACTATCTGATCGCCATGTTCAAGGAGACGCCGCTGCTTTCGGCAATCACGGTGCTCGAACTCATGAACCAGGCAAAGAGCATCGCCAACAGCAACTACCGCTATATCGAACCGATGACGCTGGTCGGCGTGTTCTTCCTGATCATGAGCCTTATTTCGGTCTTCTTCCTGCGTTGGCTGGAAGAGCGCTACGCCCGGGTGGACGAACGCTGA
- the doeB gene encoding N(2)-acetyl-L-2,4-diaminobutanoate deacetylase DoeB, with translation MREQPMRPSPISATVDFETDGIQHGFLRLPYSRDDSAWGSVMIPITVVKNGRGPTALLTGGNHGDEYEGPIALFELARSLDPAEVQGRVIIVPAMNYPAFLAGTRTSPIDKGNLNRSFPGRPDGTVTEKIADYFQRVMLPLADVVLDFHSGGRTLEFLPFCAAHILADKAQEERAFDFVKAFAAPYSMRMLEIDSVGMFDTAAEEMGKIFITTEIGGGGSATAGSVAIARRGAMNVLRNAGIVEGEPEIMPTVWLDMPDARCFAFAEDAGLVEFMADLGEPVESGAVVARIHPTGRTGAKPLEIRAGMDGILIARHHPGLIKPGDCCAVLAVRIEEQ, from the coding sequence ATGAGAGAGCAGCCTATGCGGCCATCGCCGATCAGCGCCACGGTCGATTTCGAAACCGACGGCATCCAGCACGGCTTTCTGCGCCTCCCCTATAGCCGCGACGATTCGGCCTGGGGTTCGGTGATGATACCGATCACCGTCGTCAAAAACGGGCGGGGCCCGACCGCCCTCTTGACCGGCGGCAATCACGGTGACGAATACGAGGGCCCCATCGCACTGTTCGAGCTGGCGCGAAGCCTCGATCCGGCTGAAGTTCAGGGCAGGGTGATCATCGTGCCGGCTATGAACTATCCGGCGTTCCTGGCGGGAACCCGCACCTCGCCGATCGACAAGGGCAATTTGAACCGCAGCTTTCCCGGCCGGCCGGATGGCACCGTGACGGAGAAAATTGCCGATTATTTTCAGCGGGTTATGCTGCCACTCGCCGACGTCGTTCTCGACTTCCATTCCGGAGGCAGGACTCTCGAGTTCCTGCCGTTTTGCGCGGCCCATATTCTTGCCGACAAGGCGCAGGAGGAGAGAGCCTTCGACTTCGTCAAGGCCTTTGCCGCGCCCTATTCGATGAGAATGCTGGAGATCGACTCCGTCGGGATGTTCGACACGGCGGCGGAGGAGATGGGCAAGATCTTCATCACGACGGAGATCGGCGGCGGCGGCTCGGCGACCGCCGGAAGCGTGGCGATCGCCCGACGCGGAGCCATGAACGTCCTGCGGAATGCGGGCATCGTCGAGGGAGAGCCCGAGATAATGCCGACGGTGTGGCTGGACATGCCGGACGCTCGCTGCTTTGCCTTCGCAGAGGATGCGGGTCTCGTCGAGTTCATGGCAGACCTCGGCGAACCCGTGGAGTCCGGAGCCGTGGTCGCGCGCATTCACCCGACCGGGCGCACCGGTGCAAAACCGCTCGAAATACGCGCCGGGATGGACGGCATTCTCATCGCGCGACATCACCCGGGGCTGATCAAACCCGGCGATTGCTGCGCGGTGCTTGCGGTCAGGATCGAGGAGCAGTAG
- a CDS encoding LysM peptidoglycan-binding domain-containing protein has protein sequence MRHLEATMFVLAVTVCTPTSFALAQGCGNTEAVAQGETLEQLATRCNTSAEAILSANPSLDRSEIHAGLQLKMPADVDGDWLGRARDAVRDAGERVNQAAEAAGRSVSDYLSDQPDLNRDILEFGERLGLPGVSTNESRGADVTVTTRSAGPGEEVTLNASGLPGGVEVLIGVRVGNGAPFRTISHAQTSRAGTLQVMVPVPEQAQKGQEIAFAVETANGRVRVVSEPFSVGARQ, from the coding sequence ATGCGTCATCTCGAAGCGACGATGTTTGTATTGGCTGTCACGGTTTGCACTCCCACGTCTTTTGCCCTTGCTCAGGGGTGCGGGAATACCGAGGCGGTGGCGCAAGGTGAGACGCTGGAGCAGCTGGCTACCCGGTGTAACACGTCCGCTGAAGCGATCCTTTCCGCTAATCCTTCACTCGACCGCAGCGAAATCCACGCAGGGCTTCAGTTGAAGATGCCTGCAGACGTCGACGGAGATTGGTTAGGTCGCGCACGAGATGCGGTGCGGGACGCCGGCGAGCGGGTGAATCAGGCGGCGGAAGCCGCAGGCAGGTCCGTCTCGGATTATCTTTCCGATCAGCCGGACCTCAACAGGGATATTCTGGAATTCGGCGAGCGGCTGGGACTGCCTGGTGTTTCCACGAACGAGAGTCGGGGCGCTGACGTGACGGTGACGACGAGGAGCGCCGGCCCGGGTGAAGAAGTGACCCTGAATGCGAGCGGACTTCCGGGTGGGGTAGAGGTATTGATCGGGGTTCGCGTCGGCAACGGGGCGCCTTTCCGAACTATATCACACGCGCAGACCAGCCGAGCTGGAACGCTGCAGGTCATGGTTCCTGTTCCGGAACAGGCGCAAAAGGGACAGGAGATTGCTTTTGCCGTCGAGACGGCGAACGGCCGAGTCCGTGTGGTGTCCGAGCCGTTCAGCGTTGGCGCACGTCAGTAG
- the eutC gene encoding ectoine utilization protein EutC, with product MTGMKILTERELRRIVPLDREAVACVEEAFHALATKAVAMPPILRLDIPEHRGEVDVKTAYVPGLDGFAIKISPGFFDNPKIDLPSTNGMMVVLSSRTGLVRALLLDNGYLTDVRTAAAGAVAAKHLSRQDASVAAILGAGMQARLQLEALALVRPIREARLWARDAAKAEATARALSEKLGFPVEGVNDAKAAVTGTDIIVTTTPSEAPILKAEWLQPGQHVTAMGSDAEHKNELDPQAILRGTYVADSLKQTRRLGELHHAIAAGLVTQDAEFAEIGEVIAGVKAGRTTAEEITIADLTGTGIQDTAIATLAVGRANAADAGTTFES from the coding sequence ATGACAGGGATGAAAATTCTGACCGAGCGGGAACTGCGCCGTATCGTTCCGCTCGACCGCGAGGCGGTTGCCTGCGTCGAGGAGGCATTCCATGCGCTCGCCACGAAAGCCGTGGCGATGCCGCCGATCCTGAGGCTCGATATTCCGGAGCACCGCGGCGAGGTGGACGTGAAGACGGCCTACGTGCCCGGCCTCGACGGCTTCGCGATCAAGATCAGCCCGGGCTTCTTCGACAACCCGAAAATCGACCTGCCGAGCACTAATGGCATGATGGTGGTGCTGTCGAGTCGCACGGGCCTCGTGCGCGCGCTGCTGCTCGACAATGGCTATCTCACCGATGTGCGCACGGCGGCGGCCGGCGCGGTCGCGGCCAAGCATCTGTCGCGGCAAGATGCTTCGGTCGCGGCGATCCTCGGCGCCGGCATGCAGGCAAGGCTGCAGCTCGAAGCGCTGGCGCTGGTGCGCCCCATCCGCGAGGCGCGCCTGTGGGCCCGCGACGCGGCAAAGGCCGAAGCAACGGCGCGGGCACTCTCCGAGAAGCTGGGTTTCCCGGTCGAGGGTGTCAACGACGCGAAGGCGGCCGTCACGGGCACTGACATCATCGTGACCACCACGCCGTCGGAGGCGCCGATCCTAAAGGCCGAGTGGCTGCAGCCGGGCCAGCACGTCACCGCCATGGGATCCGACGCCGAACACAAGAACGAGCTCGACCCGCAGGCGATCCTTCGCGGCACCTACGTCGCCGACAGTTTGAAACAGACGCGCCGGCTCGGCGAGCTGCATCACGCGATAGCCGCTGGGCTCGTGACACAGGACGCCGAGTTCGCGGAGATCGGCGAGGTGATTGCGGGTGTGAAAGCCGGACGAACCACCGCCGAAGAGATCACTATTGCCGACCTGACGGGCACCGGCATCCAGGACACGGCCATCGCCACGCTCGCTGTCGGGCGGGCGAACGCCGCAGACGCGGGAACCACATTCGAGAGTTGA
- the eutB gene encoding hydroxyectoine utilization dehydratase EutB, whose translation MSASLPVTIEHIETAARRISDRVLTTPLVASASLGKLCGVPVGLKLEHHQTTGSFKLRGATNAVLSLPADERARGVVAASTGNHGRALAHAAKAEGSVATICMSRLVPENKVSEIRRLGADVRIAGKSQDEAQEEVERLVADKGLVMVPPFDHPAVVAGQGTLGLEIIEEMPDAAMVLVPVSGGGLAAGVAAAVKARKPETRVIGLTMERGAAMKASLAAGGPVLVEEYPSLADSLGGGIGLDNHVTFRMCRELIDDIVLLTEAEIAAGMRHAYTEEREVVEGAGAVGIAALLAGKIKNINGPIAVILSGRNVDMGLHLRVMNGETDPFREETA comes from the coding sequence ATGAGCGCCTCTCTCCCGGTGACGATTGAGCATATCGAAACGGCGGCACGGCGCATCTCCGATCGCGTGCTGACGACGCCCCTCGTCGCGTCGGCATCGCTCGGCAAGCTCTGCGGCGTCCCCGTCGGGTTGAAGCTGGAGCACCACCAGACGACCGGCAGCTTCAAGCTGCGCGGTGCGACCAACGCGGTGCTTTCGCTGCCCGCCGACGAGAGGGCACGTGGCGTGGTCGCGGCCTCGACCGGCAATCACGGCCGGGCACTCGCCCATGCGGCCAAGGCGGAGGGCTCGGTCGCAACGATCTGCATGTCGCGGCTCGTGCCGGAAAACAAGGTCTCCGAAATCCGTCGCCTTGGTGCCGATGTCCGCATTGCCGGCAAGTCCCAGGACGAGGCGCAGGAGGAGGTCGAGCGGCTCGTCGCGGACAAGGGCCTCGTCATGGTGCCGCCCTTCGATCATCCGGCCGTCGTCGCCGGGCAAGGGACGCTCGGGCTCGAAATCATCGAGGAAATGCCGGACGCGGCCATGGTGCTCGTGCCGGTTTCGGGCGGTGGGCTGGCGGCGGGCGTTGCCGCAGCAGTCAAAGCGCGCAAGCCGGAGACGCGGGTGATCGGGCTGACAATGGAGCGCGGCGCGGCAATGAAGGCGAGTCTCGCTGCCGGCGGGCCCGTGCTCGTCGAGGAATATCCAAGCCTGGCGGATTCGCTTGGCGGCGGCATCGGGCTCGACAATCATGTGACATTTCGCATGTGCCGCGAGCTCATCGACGACATCGTTCTTCTGACGGAGGCGGAAATCGCCGCCGGCATGCGCCACGCCTATACCGAGGAGCGCGAGGTGGTGGAAGGAGCAGGCGCCGTCGGCATCGCGGCGCTTCTCGCCGGCAAGATCAAGAACATCAACGGCCCGATCGCGGTCATTCTCTCCGGCCGCAATGTCGACATGGGCCTGCATCTGCGCGTGATGAACGGCGAAACGGATCCGTTTCGCGAGGAGACGGCATGA
- the eutA gene encoding ectoine utilization protein EutA, with the protein MERNNTLTMTARTPRLDDRPFEKRIGLVVLATDHTTETDFTRLVASERNGVYVARIAYANPVTPENLRAMQPSLAAAAALILPNEPLDVVVYSCTSASVVIGDKEIATAIHAAKPGAAVVTPTAAAVKGLRALDARRISVLAPYTIETSRSMADYFADVGFEIDRFTCLGLTDDREMARIAPEEIVAFAKEATAAESDALFISCTAVRAAGVVGKIEAAVGKPVVSSNFATAWACLRLCGDDQARPELGRLMALRLGQWP; encoded by the coding sequence ATGGAAAGAAACAACACCCTTACCATGACAGCGCGCACACCGCGCCTCGACGACCGACCGTTCGAAAAGCGCATCGGACTTGTGGTCCTTGCCACGGATCATACGACGGAGACGGACTTCACGCGCCTGGTGGCGTCGGAGCGGAACGGCGTCTACGTTGCGCGCATCGCCTATGCCAATCCGGTGACGCCGGAAAACCTCAGGGCAATGCAGCCGTCGCTTGCGGCGGCGGCCGCATTGATCCTGCCGAACGAGCCGCTTGACGTCGTCGTCTATTCCTGCACCTCCGCCTCCGTCGTCATCGGGGACAAGGAGATCGCCACGGCGATCCACGCGGCCAAACCGGGGGCCGCCGTCGTGACGCCGACGGCGGCGGCGGTCAAGGGCCTTAGAGCCCTGGATGCCAGGCGAATTTCGGTGCTCGCGCCCTATACGATCGAGACCAGCCGGTCGATGGCGGATTATTTCGCCGACGTGGGATTCGAGATCGACAGGTTCACCTGCCTGGGGCTTACCGACGATCGGGAAATGGCGCGGATCGCCCCCGAGGAGATCGTGGCGTTCGCGAAGGAAGCGACGGCGGCTGAGTCGGACGCACTCTTTATCTCCTGTACGGCCGTGCGCGCGGCGGGCGTCGTTGGGAAAATCGAGGCGGCGGTCGGCAAGCCGGTCGTCAGCAGCAATTTCGCCACGGCCTGGGCCTGTCTCCGCCTTTGCGGTGACGACCAAGCGCGGCCGGAACTCGGCCGGCTGATGGCGCTGCGGCTGGGACAATGGCCATGA
- a CDS encoding PQQ-binding-like beta-propeller repeat protein: protein MYRLVVSVLVLLVGMVLAAGGVWLAALGGSWFYIPFGAMIAVSAALLMLRNAVGLGLYGLAVLVTLAWSLWEVGLDWWALAPRGGLLLVIAVLLLLPPMVHAMHRPGETRAGYGANSLILAAAVVIAAAVGVYSMSRSPHDLAGAFTEARMAVEPREQTAPAREWTAYGRTPLGQRYSPLAEITPENVSRLKVAWTYQTGEVRDENDPVETTYEVTPLMVNDTVYICTPFSTVIALDPVTGEEKWRFDPKLKQPPTATTQHMTCRGVSYHEALPGDLPAEAPGPSSPQAAAEMPVDAGSANPAEEQAQPAEVPQQAEPTIAGASDAGGLVDESAAEVTTEAAPVPQNIVTGAVRADAPTPVVEREKPPAAPVTLSETCMRRLFVSTSDGRLISISAETGDICPGFGGEDGTVNLWANMPNITPGSVYSTSPPVITEDNLVVVGGAVNDNVATTSPSGVIRAYDAFTGTLVWNFDSKNPGATEPIPNGQTYSQNAPNSWSVASYDPELGLIYLPMGNESPDQFGGDRGENTERFSASILALHADTGQVAWVFQAVHHDIWDYDVPAQPSLVDLTIDGKAVPALVAPTKQGEVFVLNRETGEPVLPIREEPVPQGAVEGDRTAATQPRSAVSFRPEPLAESDMWGATPIDQLYCRIRFRQLRYEGAFTPPSLGGSIVYPGNFGTFNWGAVAVDPDRDVMFAMPVYLAFTVKMIPRDSTGRVVTKEGQPVFNENFGAPYAARMGPFYSPLNLPCQQPPWGYVVGVDLTTGETVYRHVNGTVRDLAGPIPLPFEMGVPGIGGPIVTAGGVAFLSGTLDNYVRGYDLQNGKEIWRARLPAGGQATPSTYRGADGRQYLVVVAGGHGSTGTKAGDSIIAYALPR from the coding sequence ATGTACAGGCTCGTGGTTTCTGTCCTCGTCCTCCTGGTAGGGATGGTGCTCGCCGCCGGCGGTGTCTGGCTGGCAGCTTTGGGCGGGTCATGGTTCTACATTCCTTTCGGGGCGATGATCGCGGTGTCGGCTGCGCTGCTGATGCTGCGTAATGCCGTTGGGCTCGGACTTTACGGGCTCGCTGTACTGGTGACGCTCGCATGGAGCCTGTGGGAAGTCGGGCTCGACTGGTGGGCGCTGGCTCCCCGCGGTGGCTTGCTGCTCGTCATCGCCGTCTTGCTGCTGCTTCCGCCGATGGTGCACGCGATGCACCGGCCCGGAGAGACTCGCGCGGGCTACGGGGCCAACAGCCTGATCCTCGCAGCCGCGGTCGTGATCGCTGCCGCCGTCGGCGTCTATTCCATGTCCCGCAGTCCGCATGACCTTGCGGGCGCTTTCACCGAAGCCCGGATGGCGGTGGAACCGAGAGAGCAGACCGCCCCTGCCCGTGAATGGACGGCATATGGCCGCACTCCGCTGGGGCAGCGCTATTCGCCGCTTGCCGAGATCACACCCGAAAACGTGTCACGGCTCAAGGTCGCCTGGACCTACCAGACCGGCGAGGTGCGCGACGAGAACGATCCCGTCGAGACCACCTATGAAGTCACACCATTGATGGTGAACGATACCGTTTACATCTGTACGCCTTTCAGCACGGTCATCGCTCTCGATCCGGTTACCGGCGAGGAAAAGTGGCGTTTCGATCCGAAGCTGAAGCAACCTCCGACCGCGACCACGCAGCATATGACCTGCCGCGGCGTTTCCTATCATGAGGCCTTGCCCGGAGATCTTCCGGCCGAAGCGCCCGGCCCCTCGTCACCGCAGGCCGCCGCAGAGATGCCCGTGGATGCCGGATCCGCAAATCCCGCAGAGGAGCAGGCTCAGCCGGCCGAAGTCCCGCAGCAAGCTGAGCCGACCATTGCCGGAGCATCCGACGCGGGCGGTCTCGTCGACGAAAGCGCCGCCGAAGTAACCACGGAGGCCGCTCCTGTGCCGCAAAACATCGTCACTGGGGCAGTGCGAGCGGACGCGCCGACGCCCGTAGTCGAACGCGAGAAACCTCCTGCTGCACCTGTGACGCTGAGCGAAACGTGCATGCGGCGGCTCTTCGTGTCCACGTCCGATGGCAGGCTGATCTCGATCAGTGCGGAGACGGGCGACATCTGCCCCGGATTCGGTGGAGAGGACGGTACCGTCAACCTGTGGGCGAACATGCCCAATATCACGCCCGGTTCGGTCTACTCGACATCGCCCCCGGTGATCACCGAAGACAATCTCGTCGTGGTCGGCGGTGCGGTCAACGACAATGTCGCGACCACGTCGCCGTCCGGAGTCATCCGCGCTTATGACGCCTTTACCGGCACGTTGGTCTGGAATTTCGACAGCAAGAATCCCGGCGCCACCGAACCGATCCCGAATGGGCAAACCTACAGCCAGAACGCGCCGAATTCCTGGAGCGTGGCAAGCTACGATCCTGAGCTCGGGCTTATCTATCTGCCGATGGGCAATGAGTCGCCCGATCAGTTCGGCGGTGACCGGGGCGAGAACACCGAGCGGTTTTCCGCTTCGATTCTGGCCCTGCACGCGGACACCGGCCAGGTCGCATGGGTCTTCCAGGCGGTGCATCACGACATCTGGGACTACGATGTTCCAGCCCAGCCGAGTCTCGTCGACTTGACAATAGACGGGAAAGCCGTGCCGGCGCTCGTTGCGCCGACGAAACAGGGAGAGGTCTTCGTGCTCAACCGCGAAACCGGCGAGCCGGTGCTGCCGATCCGAGAGGAGCCGGTGCCGCAGGGTGCCGTGGAAGGGGATCGCACTGCCGCCACGCAGCCGCGCTCCGCTGTGTCCTTCCGGCCCGAGCCGCTGGCGGAGTCAGACATGTGGGGCGCAACGCCGATCGATCAGCTCTATTGCCGCATCCGCTTCCGCCAGCTCCGTTACGAGGGCGCGTTCACACCGCCTTCCCTGGGGGGGAGCATCGTCTATCCTGGCAACTTCGGCACTTTCAATTGGGGCGCTGTGGCGGTCGATCCGGATCGCGACGTGATGTTTGCGATGCCCGTCTATCTTGCCTTTACCGTCAAGATGATCCCGCGCGATAGTACGGGACGCGTCGTCACCAAGGAGGGCCAGCCCGTCTTCAATGAAAACTTCGGCGCGCCCTATGCGGCGAGAATGGGCCCGTTTTACTCGCCCCTGAACCTGCCATGTCAGCAGCCGCCATGGGGTTATGTGGTCGGCGTCGATCTGACAACCGGCGAGACGGTTTACAGGCACGTCAACGGCACGGTGCGTGATCTCGCCGGACCGATTCCCCTGCCCTTCGAAATGGGTGTGCCAGGCATTGGCGGTCCGATTGTGACGGCGGGCGGCGTGGCATTCCTGAGCGGGACGCTGGACAACTATGTTCGCGGCTACGACCTGCAAAACGGAAAGGAGATCTGGCGCGCGCGCCTGCCCGCTGGTGGTCAGGCGACACCATCCACCTACCGGGGCGCAGACGGACGACAGTATCTCGTGGTCGTCGCCGGAGGACACGGATCGACCGGCACCAAGGCAGGCGACTCGATCATCGCCTATGCATTGCCGCGCTAG
- a CDS encoding ion transporter — protein sequence MASRPELPQDDPREQKERWKTLRQLEESLETPMRVLSFIWLALVLVELGWATSGVFQLLGTFIWIIFVLEFILRFWLAPRKWPFLRRNPVTVIALIAPAFRFLNALRFLRLARGLRLVRIVGTANRGLMALRKSFDRRGLGYVLLATAVVVLLGAGGMLAFEPSREVEGGFNDYGDALWWTAMLVTTMGSGFWPETPEGRVLALLLSMYGLAMFGYITASFATFFVGQEAQARDGEIAGSVEIDKLRREIARLRRELRTQGTLNEESGAND from the coding sequence ATGGCATCACGGCCGGAACTGCCACAGGATGACCCTCGCGAACAAAAGGAGCGCTGGAAAACCCTTCGCCAGCTGGAAGAGTCGCTCGAGACGCCGATGCGGGTCCTGTCTTTCATCTGGCTGGCGCTTGTGCTCGTCGAGCTTGGGTGGGCCACGTCGGGTGTGTTCCAACTGCTAGGCACCTTTATCTGGATCATATTCGTCCTGGAGTTCATTCTGCGCTTCTGGCTCGCGCCGCGTAAATGGCCATTCCTGCGGCGCAATCCCGTGACGGTGATCGCGCTGATCGCGCCGGCGTTTCGATTCCTCAATGCGCTTCGCTTCCTGCGTCTCGCCCGCGGCCTACGTTTGGTCCGCATAGTCGGCACCGCCAACCGGGGGCTGATGGCCTTGCGCAAGAGCTTCGATCGCAGGGGACTGGGCTATGTGCTCCTCGCGACAGCGGTCGTCGTTCTGCTCGGTGCCGGCGGAATGCTCGCTTTCGAGCCGTCAAGAGAGGTGGAGGGCGGCTTCAACGACTATGGGGACGCGCTCTGGTGGACCGCGATGCTGGTCACGACAATGGGATCGGGCTTCTGGCCGGAAACACCCGAAGGGAGAGTGCTGGCGCTGCTCCTCTCGATGTACGGTCTGGCTATGTTCGGCTACATCACCGCCAGCTTTGCCACGTTCTTCGTCGGCCAGGAAGCGCAGGCGAGGGACGGGGAGATCGCCGGTTCCGTCGAGATCGACAAGCTTCGGCGGGAAATTGCGCGCCTGCGAAGGGAGCTGAGGACACAGGGTACGCTGAATGAGGAAAGCGGCGCCAACGACTGA